From Pelomicrobium methylotrophicum, one genomic window encodes:
- a CDS encoding DsrE/DsrF/DrsH-like family protein, with protein MPNKLMIVMVNTDPSDGPELGAPFFQATVAAAMDYEVEVILTARAGELAKKGVAEKLYVKPGSPKSVYDFIKDAHEAGVHFKVCTPTLELWGDDLIPEIEETVGGAYVIEQAMDENVVTFTY; from the coding sequence ATGCCGAACAAGCTCATGATTGTCATGGTCAATACAGACCCCAGCGATGGCCCGGAGCTGGGGGCCCCGTTCTTCCAGGCCACCGTCGCCGCCGCCATGGATTACGAAGTGGAAGTCATTTTGACTGCCCGGGCGGGGGAGCTGGCGAAGAAGGGGGTGGCGGAAAAGCTCTACGTCAAACCCGGCTCGCCCAAGAGCGTCTACGACTTTATCAAGGATGCCCACGAGGCCGGCGTACACTTCAAAGTGTGCACGCCCACGTTGGAGCTCTGGGGGGATGACCTCATTCCGGAGATCGAGGAAACCGTGGGCGGCGCTTACGTGATCGAGCAGGCCATGGACGAGAACGTGGTCACCTTTACCTATTGA
- the def gene encoding peptide deformylase yields the protein MAVREVLRMGDPRLLERARPVERFDTPELHALVQDLRDTMQALNGAGIAAPQIGVGLQVVIFGLTRNPRYPDAEEVPFTVLVNPELTPTDETLEEGWEGCLSVPGMRGLVPRYRSVRYRGYDVQGNAIDRTVSGFHARVVQHECDHLNGILYPMRIRDLTKFGFTEVLFPDLAAVDD from the coding sequence ATGGCGGTTAGGGAAGTGCTGCGCATGGGCGACCCCCGGCTGCTGGAGCGGGCGCGGCCGGTGGAACGGTTCGATACACCCGAACTGCATGCGCTGGTGCAGGACCTGCGTGACACCATGCAGGCCTTGAACGGCGCCGGGATCGCTGCGCCCCAGATCGGTGTCGGGCTGCAGGTGGTGATCTTCGGCCTGACCAGGAATCCGCGTTACCCGGACGCGGAAGAAGTGCCGTTCACGGTACTGGTGAATCCCGAGCTTACGCCGACGGATGAAACGTTGGAAGAAGGCTGGGAAGGCTGCCTTTCGGTGCCGGGGATGCGGGGCTTGGTGCCGCGTTACCGCAGCGTTCGCTACCGCGGCTACGACGTCCAGGGCAACGCCATCGACCGCACCGTGAGCGGGTTCCATGCCCGTGTGGTGCAGCACGAATGCGACCATCTGAACGGCATCCTCTACCCCATGCGCATCCGCGACTTGACCAAATTCGGATTCACCGAGGTCCTGTTCCCGGACCTCGCCGCCGTCGACGACTAA
- the ligA gene encoding NAD-dependent DNA ligase LigA — MKAPPAVVEEVNRLRQEIEQANYHYYVLDRPTIPDAEYDRLFRRLQALEAQYPELVTPESPTQRVGSAPLEAFPEVKHAVPMLSLNNAFDDQEVAAFDRRVREAVGADRIEYAVEPKFDGLAVSLLYRDGVFTQGATRGDGYTGEDVTANLRTVRAIPLRLQGQSLPTLLEVRGEVLMLKADFERLNAEQRARGQREFANPRNAAAGSLRQLDPRITATRPLTFFAYGIGRAQGRGLPEDRHSRLLDYLQERRIPVSPIREVVTGLEGLQRFYRQLLARRNELPYEVDGVVYKVDRLDYQQRLGFVSRAPRFAIAHKFPAQEEMTELLDIEVQVGRTGALTPVARLKPVFVGGVTVTSATLHNEDEIQRKDIRIGDTVIVRRAGDVIPEVVAAVVEKRPPHARRFVMPTRCPACGSAVVRLPEEAVARCSGGLVCPAQRKQALLHFASRRALDIEGLGEKLVDQLVDTGLVETPADLFRLTEDQLAALPRMGRKSAQNLLNALERSRENATLARFIYALGIRHVGETTARDLAQHFGSLDALMKASEEEMMAVPDVGPVVARSIRQFFAEPHNRAVIERLRPFYGACWCAQTRRAGAQKLSGKVFVLTGTLSSMTREEAKERIEALGGKVTGSVSRHTDYVVVGTDPGSKYERAQALGIPILDEEAFLKLVRS; from the coding sequence ATGAAAGCGCCGCCCGCCGTGGTCGAGGAAGTGAACCGGCTCCGGCAGGAGATCGAGCAGGCCAACTATCACTACTACGTCCTGGACCGCCCCACGATTCCGGACGCCGAGTACGACCGCCTGTTCCGGCGGCTCCAGGCGCTGGAAGCCCAGTACCCGGAGCTGGTCACGCCTGAATCGCCGACCCAGCGGGTCGGCAGCGCGCCGCTGGAGGCGTTCCCCGAGGTCAAGCATGCAGTGCCGATGCTGTCGCTCAACAACGCCTTCGACGACCAGGAGGTGGCCGCCTTCGACCGGCGGGTGCGGGAAGCGGTGGGTGCCGACCGGATCGAGTACGCGGTGGAGCCTAAATTCGACGGCCTCGCCGTGAGCCTCTTGTACCGCGATGGCGTGTTCACCCAGGGGGCAACCCGCGGCGATGGTTACACGGGCGAGGATGTGACCGCCAACCTGCGTACCGTGCGCGCCATCCCTTTGCGCCTGCAGGGCCAAAGCCTGCCCACGCTGCTGGAAGTCCGCGGCGAAGTGCTGATGCTCAAGGCGGATTTCGAGAGGCTCAACGCCGAGCAGCGGGCGCGCGGGCAGCGGGAATTCGCCAACCCCCGCAACGCCGCTGCCGGATCGCTGCGGCAGCTCGATCCCCGCATCACGGCGACCCGGCCGCTGACTTTTTTCGCCTACGGGATCGGCCGGGCGCAGGGCAGGGGCCTTCCGGAGGATCGGCACAGCCGGTTGCTCGACTACCTCCAGGAGCGGCGAATCCCGGTGTCGCCGATCCGGGAGGTGGTCACCGGTCTGGAGGGATTGCAGCGCTTCTACCGCCAACTGTTGGCCCGGCGCAACGAACTGCCGTACGAGGTGGACGGTGTCGTGTACAAGGTGGACCGCTTGGATTACCAGCAACGCCTAGGGTTCGTGTCCCGAGCCCCGCGCTTCGCCATCGCCCACAAATTCCCGGCGCAGGAGGAAATGACCGAGCTCTTGGACATCGAGGTGCAAGTGGGGCGCACCGGGGCGCTCACCCCCGTGGCACGGCTCAAGCCCGTGTTCGTGGGCGGGGTCACGGTGACCAGCGCCACCTTGCACAACGAGGACGAGATCCAGCGCAAGGATATCCGCATTGGCGACACGGTGATCGTGCGCCGCGCGGGAGATGTGATCCCGGAGGTGGTGGCGGCGGTTGTGGAAAAACGGCCTCCCCACGCCCGGCGCTTCGTCATGCCCACCCGCTGCCCCGCGTGCGGGTCGGCTGTGGTACGGCTTCCGGAGGAAGCGGTCGCCCGCTGCAGCGGGGGGCTCGTGTGCCCGGCCCAGCGCAAGCAGGCGCTCCTGCACTTCGCCAGCCGCCGGGCATTGGACATCGAGGGTCTGGGTGAGAAGCTGGTGGACCAATTGGTGGATACGGGGCTGGTGGAAACGCCTGCAGACCTGTTTCGCTTGACTGAAGACCAACTTGCGGCGTTGCCCCGCATGGGGCGTAAATCGGCGCAGAATCTGCTGAACGCCCTTGAGCGCAGCCGCGAGAACGCCACTCTGGCCCGGTTCATCTACGCCCTGGGCATCCGGCACGTGGGCGAAACCACGGCCCGCGATCTCGCCCAGCATTTCGGCAGCTTGGATGCCCTCATGAAGGCGAGCGAGGAAGAAATGATGGCGGTGCCAGACGTGGGGCCCGTCGTGGCCAGGAGCATCCGCCAGTTCTTCGCGGAGCCTCACAACCGGGCGGTGATCGAGCGGCTGCGCCCATTCTACGGGGCGTGCTGGTGCGCGCAGACCCGGCGCGCGGGTGCGCAGAAGCTTTCGGGCAAGGTGTTTGTGCTGACCGGGACGCTCTCCAGCATGACCCGGGAGGAGGCCAAGGAGCGGATCGAAGCCTTGGGCGGCAAAGTAACCGGCAGCGTCTCCCGTCATACCGATTACGTGGTGGTGGGAACCGACCCGGGATCGAAATACGAACGGGCGCAGGCGCTGGGCATCCCCATCCTCGACGAGGAGGCGTTCCTGAAACTCGTGCGCTCTTAA
- the galU gene encoding UTP--glucose-1-phosphate uridylyltransferase GalU, which yields MTPITKAVFPVAGMGTRFLPATKASPKEMLPIVDKPLIQYAVEEAAAAGITQMIFVTGRNKRAIEDHFDKNYELEAELEARGKDKLLEEVRQVIPSGISCIYIRQADTLGLGHAILCARPAVGREPFAVLLADDLIDANPPVLRQMLEVYEEKRCSMLGVQEVAPQETGQYGIVKIDGDGEGVRRVIDIVEKPRPSEAPSTLGVVGRYILTPRIFDHLERLTPGAGGELQLTDGIAALAKEEPVMAFEFSGTRYDCGSKLGYLKAMVAYGLKHAEVGQEFGNYLAGLGRSLAGARAQRSSARP from the coding sequence ATGACCCCGATTACCAAGGCGGTGTTCCCCGTCGCGGGCATGGGCACTCGCTTTCTTCCTGCGACCAAAGCGAGCCCCAAGGAGATGCTTCCCATTGTGGACAAGCCTCTGATCCAATACGCCGTGGAAGAGGCCGCAGCGGCGGGGATTACGCAGATGATCTTCGTCACCGGCCGCAACAAGCGGGCCATCGAAGACCATTTCGACAAGAACTACGAGCTGGAGGCCGAGCTGGAAGCGCGGGGCAAGGACAAGCTCTTGGAAGAAGTGCGGCAGGTCATTCCGAGCGGCATCAGCTGCATCTACATCCGGCAGGCGGACACGCTGGGGCTCGGACACGCCATCCTGTGCGCGCGTCCCGCGGTGGGCCGGGAGCCGTTCGCGGTGCTGCTCGCCGATGACCTGATCGACGCGAATCCGCCGGTTCTACGCCAGATGCTGGAGGTGTACGAAGAAAAGCGGTGCTCGATGCTCGGCGTGCAAGAAGTGGCGCCCCAGGAGACCGGGCAATACGGTATCGTGAAAATTGACGGTGACGGCGAGGGGGTGCGTCGCGTCATCGACATTGTGGAGAAGCCGCGTCCGTCCGAAGCCCCCTCCACCCTGGGGGTGGTGGGACGCTACATCTTGACGCCGCGGATTTTCGATCACCTGGAACGGCTCACCCCCGGCGCCGGCGGCGAGCTCCAGCTCACTGACGGCATTGCCGCTTTAGCGAAGGAGGAGCCCGTCATGGCATTCGAATTCAGCGGCACACGCTACGATTGTGGCAGCAAGCTGGGTTATCTCAAGGCCATGGTCGCTTACGGGCTCAAGCATGCGGAGGTGGGACAGGAATTCGGGAACTATCTGGCAGGCCTCGGAAGATCCCTGGCAGGCGCCAGGGCCCAGCGCAGCTCAGCCCGGCCATAG
- a CDS encoding hypoxanthine-guanine phosphoribosyltransferase, translating to MRAELDPERARQILEQADLIWSAEQVASAVRRLAQEITAALGDQNPLVLSVMGGAVVFTGQLLPLLSFPLDFDTLYVSRYRGNTSGADVQWRIEPPERCRGRVVLVLDDILDEGQTLAAIRERLLGAGTKAFHSAVLADKDIGQPKPIRPDFVGLTVPNRYVFGFGMDVYGAWRNLPAIYALAQR from the coding sequence TTGAGGGCTGAACTGGATCCGGAACGTGCGCGCCAGATTCTCGAGCAGGCCGACCTGATCTGGTCCGCCGAGCAGGTGGCGTCGGCCGTGCGGCGGCTGGCGCAGGAGATCACTGCTGCCCTGGGTGACCAGAATCCCTTAGTGCTCTCCGTGATGGGCGGGGCAGTGGTGTTCACCGGCCAGCTGCTGCCGCTGCTCAGCTTCCCCTTGGATTTCGACACGCTCTACGTCTCGCGCTACCGAGGAAATACTTCCGGGGCCGACGTGCAATGGCGCATCGAGCCTCCCGAGCGTTGCCGCGGGCGCGTGGTGCTGGTGCTGGACGATATCCTGGACGAGGGGCAGACGCTGGCGGCTATCCGCGAACGGCTCCTGGGCGCTGGCACCAAGGCCTTTCATAGCGCGGTGCTCGCCGATAAGGACATCGGGCAGCCGAAGCCGATTCGGCCCGACTTCGTGGGACTCACGGTTCCCAACCGCTACGTCTTCGGCTTCGGCATGGACGTGTACGGGGCGTGGCGCAACTTGCCGGCGATCTACGCGCTGGCGCAGCGCTGA
- a CDS encoding cell division protein ZipA C-terminal FtsZ-binding domain-containing protein: MSELQLGLLVIGALVVAGVYVFNLLQQRQLRRRAERAFGNQHEDVLLKADQLREPATRVEPRLERASAPELKDEPKLEPLGSPETSARWLRADIDFVAELTFPVPVEPVALAPLLQRKAEFGKPVSISGHDPQAGAWKEIHLGSAGRYTRVRAALQLCNRDGAVSEVMLRGFRDAVQALAKALGARLEMPDPDEAAVHAALLDQFCAEVDVVIGINVMSPDQRRFHGAKIKALAESNGLRLGSDGRFALLDERGEVLFKVADVKSVPFRADTLSQISAEGLTLELDIPRVADAEGAFRQMVQLARTFATTLGGVMVDDNRVPLTEGGLEKIRLEIARLQAVMRAREIPAGSEQALRLFS; this comes from the coding sequence ATGAGCGAACTGCAACTCGGGCTGCTGGTAATTGGTGCGCTGGTGGTGGCGGGCGTGTATGTGTTCAACCTCCTTCAGCAGCGCCAGCTGCGCCGCCGGGCCGAGCGCGCGTTCGGCAATCAGCACGAGGACGTGCTGCTCAAGGCGGATCAGCTCCGTGAGCCGGCCACGCGGGTCGAGCCCCGACTGGAGCGGGCGTCGGCACCGGAGCTCAAGGATGAGCCGAAGCTGGAACCGCTTGGCAGTCCGGAAACCAGCGCTCGCTGGCTCCGTGCCGATATCGACTTCGTCGCCGAGCTCACGTTTCCCGTGCCTGTGGAGCCCGTTGCGCTCGCACCGCTACTGCAGCGTAAGGCCGAGTTCGGCAAGCCCGTGTCGATCTCCGGCCACGACCCGCAGGCGGGTGCGTGGAAGGAGATTCATCTCGGCTCGGCGGGCCGCTACACGCGGGTCCGGGCGGCGCTGCAACTGTGCAACCGCGACGGGGCCGTGAGCGAGGTGATGCTCCGGGGTTTCCGGGATGCAGTGCAAGCGTTGGCGAAGGCGCTGGGCGCCCGTTTGGAGATGCCCGACCCCGACGAGGCGGCGGTACATGCGGCGCTGCTCGACCAGTTCTGCGCCGAAGTGGACGTGGTCATCGGCATCAACGTGATGAGCCCCGATCAACGCCGCTTCCACGGCGCCAAGATCAAGGCGCTGGCGGAGTCCAACGGCTTGAGGCTCGGCTCCGACGGACGCTTCGCGCTGCTCGATGAGCGCGGCGAAGTTTTGTTCAAGGTGGCCGATGTCAAATCGGTCCCATTCCGGGCGGACACGTTGTCTCAGATCTCCGCCGAAGGGCTCACGCTGGAGCTGGACATCCCGCGGGTGGCCGATGCGGAAGGAGCGTTTCGGCAAATGGTACAGCTCGCCCGCACCTTCGCCACCACGCTGGGGGGTGTCATGGTGGACGATAACCGGGTACCGCTCACCGAAGGGGGACTGGAGAAGATCCGCCTTGAGATCGCCCGCCTTCAGGCCGTGATGCGGGCCCGGGAGATCCCAGCCGGAAGCGAACAGGCCTTGCGGCTGTTCTCCTAG
- a CDS encoding [protein-PII] uridylyltransferase, giving the protein MSARANALAFPVQIADLKQRLATGRRTLQEAYPLRPRPAATLRRHARLVDGVLRELWRRLEVPPALALVAVGGYGRGELFPYSDVDVLVLLPAPAEAPLRQTLERLVGALWDVGLDTAHSVRTVDECLEQARKDITIETTLMEARLLAGSRTLFRRFRSALEATVDAQAFLRAKRLEQEQRHQRYHDASTNLEPNLKESPGGLRDLQMILWIAQACGLGRRWRDLVRNGLIAEEELRQLRRQEAKLQDLRIRLHYLAGRREDRLLFDFQTALARELGITDRGARRASELLMQRYYRAAKVVAQLNVILLLNLEARIDPRPPGEPHVLNDRFQVVNGLLMARDPNLFLERPSAILESFLLMQQHREIKGRDAETLRALWRAVGQVGGRLRRDPESPKLFMQILRQPTGITRELRRMNRYGVLGLYIPAFGRIVGQMQHDLYHVYTVDEHILMVVRNLRRFAVTEFAHEYPLCSRLMAEFERPEVLYLAALFHDIAKGRGGDHSALGALEARRFCRRHDLLPEDAELVAWLVQHHLVMSHTAQKQDLSDPEVIARFARLVATDRRLTALYLLTVADIRGTSPKVWNAWKAKLLEDLYLLTRRYLGGQMPAPASIIETRQGEALRLLRLAAVPEGVHKRLWSKLDVAYFLRHEPQEIAWHTRVLNYRVDTPTPVVKARLAPGAEGIQVLVYCADRPQLFARLCDCFARINFSIVEAKIYTTRHGYALDSFLVLDPENKPLSYRDLTSYIEYEVSQALDSAAPLGPPPSGRVSRQMKHFPIPPEVHLQADDYGRHHILSIVAGDRTGLLSRVARVLHAHGINVHSARITTLGERAEDTFLISGGRLGDDKAVVQLETDLLEALKT; this is encoded by the coding sequence GTGTCCGCGCGCGCCAATGCCCTTGCCTTTCCGGTGCAGATCGCCGACCTGAAGCAACGGTTGGCCACCGGACGCCGGACGTTGCAGGAAGCGTACCCCCTCAGGCCGCGACCCGCTGCCACGTTACGCCGCCACGCCCGACTGGTGGACGGCGTGCTGCGCGAACTGTGGCGGCGACTGGAGGTCCCGCCGGCCTTGGCACTGGTGGCGGTGGGGGGTTACGGTCGCGGGGAGCTGTTCCCCTACTCCGACGTGGACGTTCTCGTGCTGCTGCCGGCCCCCGCGGAAGCCCCGCTACGACAAACCTTGGAGCGCCTGGTGGGCGCCCTGTGGGACGTGGGCTTGGACACGGCCCACAGCGTGCGCACCGTCGACGAATGCCTCGAGCAGGCTCGCAAAGACATCACCATCGAGACCACGCTGATGGAGGCGCGCCTGCTTGCCGGCAGCCGGACGCTGTTTCGGCGCTTCAGATCGGCGCTGGAGGCAACGGTGGACGCGCAGGCGTTCTTGCGCGCCAAACGCCTGGAGCAGGAGCAGCGGCACCAGCGCTACCACGACGCTTCCACCAACCTGGAGCCGAACCTCAAGGAAAGCCCGGGCGGGCTGCGTGACCTGCAGATGATCCTATGGATCGCCCAGGCGTGCGGCTTGGGCAGGCGCTGGCGGGATCTGGTCCGAAACGGGCTCATCGCCGAGGAAGAGTTAAGGCAGTTGCGACGCCAGGAAGCGAAGCTGCAAGACCTGCGCATCCGCCTGCACTATCTGGCGGGACGGCGGGAAGATCGCCTGCTGTTCGACTTCCAGACCGCCCTCGCCCGTGAGCTCGGGATCACCGATCGCGGCGCCCGGCGGGCAAGCGAGCTCCTGATGCAGCGCTACTACCGGGCTGCCAAGGTGGTCGCGCAACTGAACGTGATCCTCCTCCTCAACCTGGAAGCCCGGATCGATCCCCGACCGCCCGGCGAACCCCACGTGCTCAACGACCGCTTCCAGGTGGTCAATGGGCTGCTCATGGCGCGCGATCCGAACCTGTTCCTCGAGCGCCCCAGCGCGATCCTGGAAAGCTTCCTGCTCATGCAGCAGCACCGGGAAATCAAGGGTCGCGATGCGGAGACGCTGCGGGCGCTGTGGCGTGCAGTGGGACAGGTGGGAGGGCGCTTGCGCCGCGACCCCGAGAGCCCGAAGCTGTTCATGCAGATTCTGCGCCAGCCCACCGGCATCACCCGCGAGCTGCGCCGCATGAACCGCTACGGTGTGCTCGGGCTCTATATCCCGGCCTTCGGCCGCATCGTGGGTCAAATGCAGCACGACCTGTACCACGTCTACACCGTGGACGAGCACATCCTGATGGTGGTCCGCAACCTGCGTCGGTTCGCCGTGACCGAGTTCGCCCACGAGTACCCCCTTTGCAGCCGGCTGATGGCTGAGTTCGAGCGTCCCGAGGTCCTCTATCTGGCCGCCCTGTTCCACGACATCGCCAAGGGACGCGGGGGGGATCACTCGGCGCTGGGGGCACTCGAGGCGCGGCGCTTCTGCCGCCGGCACGATCTGCTGCCCGAAGACGCAGAGCTCGTGGCGTGGCTCGTACAGCACCACCTGGTGATGTCGCACACCGCCCAGAAGCAGGACTTATCGGATCCGGAGGTCATCGCCCGCTTCGCCCGGCTCGTAGCCACCGATCGGCGGCTTACGGCGCTCTACCTTCTGACGGTAGCCGACATCCGGGGCACGAGCCCCAAGGTGTGGAATGCCTGGAAGGCGAAACTGTTGGAGGACCTGTATCTGCTTACCCGCCGTTATCTGGGCGGGCAGATGCCGGCGCCCGCCAGCATCATCGAGACGCGACAAGGCGAGGCGCTGCGGCTGTTGCGCCTGGCCGCCGTGCCCGAGGGGGTTCATAAGCGCTTGTGGTCAAAGCTCGATGTGGCGTATTTCCTGCGTCACGAGCCGCAGGAGATCGCCTGGCATACACGGGTCCTCAACTACCGGGTGGACACCCCAACCCCGGTGGTCAAGGCGCGGCTTGCGCCCGGGGCCGAAGGCATCCAGGTGCTGGTCTATTGTGCGGACCGGCCTCAGTTATTCGCCCGCCTTTGCGATTGCTTTGCACGGATCAATTTTTCCATCGTCGAGGCGAAGATCTACACCACGCGCCACGGCTACGCGCTGGATAGCTTCCTCGTGCTGGATCCGGAAAACAAGCCCCTTTCCTACCGCGACTTGACCAGTTACATCGAATACGAGGTGAGCCAGGCCCTAGACAGCGCCGCGCCGCTGGGCCCCCCGCCCTCCGGCCGCGTCAGCCGCCAGATGAAACATTTCCCGATCCCGCCGGAAGTGCATCTCCAGGCGGACGACTACGGGCGCCATCACATCCTGTCCATCGTGGCTGGGGATCGCACGGGGCTGCTTTCCCGGGTCGCGCGCGTGCTCCACGCTCACGGTATCAACGTCCACAGCGCCCGCATCACCACGCTGGGAGAGCGGGCGGAAGACACGTTTCTCATCTCGGGCGGGCGGCTCGGCGACGACAAGGCGGTGGTCCAGCTCGAGACCGACCTCCTGGAAGCCCTGAAGACTTAG
- a CDS encoding S-methyl-5'-thioinosine phosphorylase produces the protein MLAIIGGSGLTTLSNLQITSRKVVRTPYGEPSCPLTFGTIRGRPVVFLARHGYGHTIPPHAVNYRANLWALHSEKVQTVVSVASVGGIRRDLTPGMIAIPDQIIDYTYGRAFTFFDSDATPVTHIDFTHPYCERTRELCITAAQKAGEPVIVGGVYAATQGPRLETAAEINRLERDGADMVGMTGMPEAALARELGLSYAAIAVVANYAAGRAGSAAGIRMEDVAKVLKGAMARVRNILEHVVEAYGG, from the coding sequence ATGCTGGCTATCATCGGCGGATCAGGTCTTACGACCCTTTCTAACCTGCAGATCACCAGCCGCAAGGTGGTGCGGACGCCCTATGGCGAGCCGTCGTGCCCGCTGACGTTCGGCACCATCCGCGGCCGCCCGGTTGTCTTCCTCGCGCGCCATGGCTACGGCCACACCATCCCGCCGCATGCGGTGAATTACCGCGCCAACCTCTGGGCGCTGCATTCGGAGAAAGTGCAGACGGTGGTGTCAGTGGCCTCGGTAGGCGGCATTCGCCGCGACTTGACCCCTGGCATGATCGCGATTCCCGATCAGATCATCGACTACACCTACGGCCGCGCCTTCACTTTCTTCGATTCGGACGCGACCCCCGTCACCCATATCGATTTCACCCATCCCTACTGTGAACGGACGCGGGAATTGTGCATCACGGCGGCCCAAAAGGCAGGGGAGCCGGTGATCGTCGGCGGCGTGTACGCCGCCACCCAGGGTCCACGGCTTGAGACCGCAGCGGAAATCAATCGCCTGGAACGCGACGGGGCCGACATGGTCGGAATGACGGGGATGCCCGAGGCAGCGCTCGCCCGGGAGCTCGGGTTGAGCTACGCTGCGATCGCGGTCGTGGCCAACTATGCGGCCGGCCGGGCAGGCAGCGCCGCAGGCATCCGGATGGAGGACGTCGCCAAGGTGCTGAAGGGCGCCATGGCACGGGTGCGCAACATTCTGGAGCACGTGGTCGAGGCTTATGGCGGTTAG